The following is a genomic window from Zerene cesonia ecotype Mississippi chromosome 25, Zerene_cesonia_1.1, whole genome shotgun sequence.
ACCTAACGAGACGGAGCGACGGCTGACAGTGGAGTTCACCGCTTCTCAATGATGTGAACCCGACATAACCCAGTGCCTGTCCACAACCCTCTGGGTATGCATAAATTACTAcactttaaagaaaataaaaggttTGAAATATTCTGCATATCTTTAACATCTCTAGGTAATAAGgctatactaataaaaatgacGTTTGCGGAGACACCTAGCATAtactttaatttgtattttatacacatgTTTGTTTTCCAATTATACCAGAATAGATAAttgaaagtatataaaattctgcTCTCAGttcgtataaatatatagctcTAGCCTTCAATACACATAgactgtaataatatataaataatcattggATAAAGTTATAGAGATTATCTTGAATTATAGCTCTTTTTCCGAAGAAGATACGtaagtaagtatttatatggaataataattaatatattattacatttatttagtagatgtatataaatgaatattgttaaagattaatatgttattttctttcctatcaatatgttatttaaaattagtttactTATAAAGTTTCTCTCCTTTAAACTTTGAATTACTTTGAATGCTTCATATTGCCCCCTCAATaactaaaacaaacacaaaattagaTGTGCATCagtatttaagtatataaattcaataaaaaacagtacTTGTAAGAAACCAAATCTTGCAACTCACTTATTGTACTGTAAAAAATGAGAAAGAGCCATGTAATACTGAGCCAGTCAATAATATATGCAGTTCCTACTGAACCCTCTGTCTTTAGTTGTTACCTAATTATCTAAACATTCTAAAGATACTATATcaatatctaattaaaatcttttatgttattaataaataacttaactCGGCCTTCGCCTAAAgacactataaaataaataaaacatatttattatgataagtatagaaataatcaccctgtataatatttacgtaCCTATACATTGGTTGATGAAAAATCGTGGACAGTAATTACGAAACGAGCGGACAAAGTACGAGGGTTTGGAAGTTAATTAGCAGGTATCCGATAATTTAGGTTATTCGCCgaaaaatactgtttttagAAACTAATATTTGGCTTATGTATTCGGAGTGTCTCATAAAatggtacataatatgttcaaataaattaggttagattttttttatgacagagcaagcaaaggagcagatgGGCCACCTGAAGTTAAgtccaccaccgcccataaacactcaTAACACTAGAGGTtttacaagtgctttgccgctcttttcttgaaggccccaatgtcgtaattgttcgggaacaccgTAGCTGGTAAATCGTTCCAAAGCTTCACCGTACGCGGAAAGACGTTGCGGGTGAAGTGTACGGTGGTGGACCGCCATATTTATCATATGTAACTTAAATTAACTACCATGAAGCTACGGATTCACACGCATGGTATCCGTATAAAAAGAAGCCTACTTTATACTAATTGTATACCTGTATAATAAACCAGATTATAActgcattaaattttaaattgatgtgTCTCTATTGTATAATCcaacaacaataatatttgcatCAAATAACTCATGTAGAGTTtacgaaattaattattactgttgttgttttgtaaaatgtgaggaatacaaaaaaaatatatcattaatcaTTATACAGAGCCTTATTGCTAGTATCAACTAATGCTTTAATATGCTATCATAAAAcctacaaaacaaataaaaacctcTGTATATATTCAAGTACATCTCGCTAACTCAACAATTCGGAAAGATGTCTCCAACTTATTCTATAAAACAGTTCCTTGACCAAACTCAGATAAGTACAATCAAGTACAACAGTTTATTCAGATTCAAAACTTCTTAAGTCCCACGCTTCACAACCCCATAAAACAAAGAAGATTTATCACTCGACTGTACATTTCAACAGATATTGTCGAAGTTAAATTGACTTTTCTCACGACTCCCAATTCGGTACATATGGTCGCGCGTGtcacttaaaatttaactgtATTCCATTTATGTTAGGTCCATTTTCAGTTGGATGTAACGAGcaataatatttcaagaaTGTGCAAACTAATCTTGGTATAATTGacatttcattaattgtattattgtttctttcaGAGAGTTCTTCGGGAGTAATTACTACGTTGAGTATTACAGGAAATTTAACAAACTTGGacggaatttaattttacttcgAGTTATGATGTTTACATGAAGTTTTTACACGAACACTCattaagaaatgttttataacgtcgttttattggttttttgaTTGTATGTGAGCGTTATACAATAAGATGTTTAAAAGTTTTCCTTGAATTATGTTCTtccattaattaaacaatgattttaaatatgtcatcAATTAATAGGCATTTTACGAACCCTTTTTTTCTTCATtggcttttaaatttattatgtaacattaatttcatcgtataaattaatttaagaactattaaaaaatgagGTTGAAGGcaattatatcttttaaagtttatatttcgaAATCAGTCTGGTAAATGGTAATGTAATTCCGTTATTGTAAtactttaatcaaatttatttaaatccgtTATGTTAATTACGTAATAATTGCACGTAATTGGCACATAGCCACATTTTCATTCGCGAAGATATCTTAACTCCTCCGAGAGATTcccaaattaataaattcctaAATACTTACGCGATCAATTCCGCATGCCGCTTATGGCAATTTTTCAACCTTTCCATGGCTGCCTTGTCATCAACAATCTCCCCGCGCCCAAAAATATTGCCACAATCAATCCTTAACATTTCCAACTCCGCTTTGAAAAACACCATAATTACTATGGCATTTGTATCGAAAGATGTAATCCACCCTCCGCCATATATAGCTCCATAGCTCTGGTATATAGAAGCAACTATATACCCAAGAagtgtgtttttgttaaaaggaACCCACGAGCTCACAACCTGAATGTAATTCTCCGTGCCGTTTTTTACACTTTCCCTGTATAATTCAGAGGAGAAATACTTATAAGCTGGCTGACCCATGACTATTATAACCGTAGTGTACATCAAGGACCAATACAAGTATGTAATTTTCCTACAGTATTTCGTGTAATTTGCAATCAGTTCCTTCTTAACTGGTTCCTCCCGGCTCCTTTGTGCTAAATCAGCTTTATTAACGTACTCAATGATTCCCTTCCAATGCTTTTGCCACGACAGAAAGGTGAGCACCTTTGATACACTTACTGTCGCTAAAAGGGTGATTTTAACGTTGTTTAGAAGCAAATTCATATCGTCTTTTACGAACCAAATATCGACGTATTCGGTTGCCGTAAAAATGGTGACTAACACATGCATTGAAAGATAAAAGGTTTTCTTAAAGACACTCCGTGGAAGGAGTAAGCCCCAGAATGTGAGTGCTCTGTGATTTGGGCCAAGCAAAGGCCGCTTCGGGTCTTCGAatttttgcaatatatttCGCAGCATTTTGATGTTGATTCGGTTGAGTTGTAGGAGAGATTTCGTGTTTTCAATTGAACTATGTGTTATAAAGGTGTcaacttattaatattgtaacgCTTCGGCAATAGTGATGTATGTACAGTGGTTTAGTACGTTTGTCGATGTTAGTATTATTGTGTGTTATGTTTAAAGTTGAttgtgttttgaaatattccCTTTCGAATTTTTTAATCTTCGTATTCATTGGCATcttatgtatttctttaatctatatttatttaggtccCGGTATAGCGCAAGACGCAAGTTCAataccgcgtaagtccgtatcccgtaggaatatcgggataaaaaggtgcctttatatttttccagttgtccagctgtctatgtaccaaattttattgcaatcggttcagtggttttttcgtgaaaaagcaaaaaacacacataattaaaaacgttggcatatataatattagtaggattagtaggaaggatggTAAAGAAAGTATTAATAATGCACACATACTACATTGCTTTAATAATGGCCGTGCTTCAGACTGATAGCGTAAGTCAACGAGCAATGAACCGTGATTAATTAGTTAGTTCGtggaaaacattttcatatgatTTCCTTTGAATAAGCGTCAAAGGAAATTTGACTAAGCGTCAAAGCAAATCAATGGCCACGGCGTAAAATTCCCATGGCAATGAGATATTTCAAATCAGTTAAAAGTGGCTTTTAATATCCGCCAGTCTTCTATCTCCAGACAGAAAGAGCATACATAAAATCGCtaagaaatatgttatttagaCAGTTTTTTTGAAAACACTTAGTTGAATTCTGCATTTATTCTGAGTGTCATGGTacttatacttagtctggccataaatactgttacacttaattataaaaaaatattacatttgaatttcgaatctgtcNNNNNNNNNNNNNNNNNNNNNNNNNNNNNNNNNNNNNNNNNNNNNNNNNNNNNNNNNNNNNNNNNNNNNNNNNNNNNNNNNNNNNNNNNNNNNNNNNNNNNNNNNNNNNNNNNNNNNNNNNNNNNNNNNNNNNNNNNNNNNNNNNNNNNNNNNNNNNNNNNNNNNNNNNNNNNNNNNNNNNNNNNNNNNNNNNNNNNNNNNNNNNNNNNNNNNNNNNNNNNNNNNNNNNNNNNNNNNNNNNNNNNNNNNNNNNNNNNNNNNNNNNNNNNNNNNNNNNNNNNNNNNNNNNNNNNNNNNNNNNNNNNNNNNNNNNNNNNNNNNNNNNNNNNNNNNNNNNNNNNNNNNNNNNNNNNNNNNNNNNNNNNNNNNNNNNNNNNNNNNNNNNNNNNNNNNNNNNNNNNNNNNNNNNNNNNNNNNNNNNNNNNNNNNNNNNNNNNNNNNNNNNNNNNNNNNNNNNNNNNNNNNNNNNNNNNNNNNNNNNNNNNNNNNNNNNNNNNNNNNNNNNNNNNNNNNNNNNNNNNNNNNNNNNNNNNNNNNNNNNNNNNNNNNNNNNNNNNNNNNNNNNNNNNNNNNNNNNNNNNNNNNNNNNNNNNNNNNNNNNNNNNNNNNNNNNNNNNNNNNNNNNNNNNNNNNNNNNNNNNNNNNNNNNNNNNNNNNNNNNNNNNNNNNNNNNNNNNNNNNNNNNNNNNNNNNNNNNNNNNNNNNNNNNNNNNNNNNNNNNNNNNNNNNNNNNNNNNNNNNNNNNNNNNNNNNNNNNNNNNNNNNNNNNNNNNNNNNNNNNNNNNNNNNNNNNNNNNNNNNNNNNNNNNNNNNNNNNNNNNNNNNNNNNNNNNNNNNNNNNNNNNNNNNNNNNNNNNNNNNNNNNNNNNNNNNNNNNNNNNNNNNNNNNNNNNNNNNNNNNNNNNNNNNNNNNNNNNNNNNNNNNNNNNNNNNNNNNNNNNNNNNNNNNNNNNNNNNNNNNNNNNNNNNNNNNNNNNNNNNNNNNNNNNNNNNNNNNNNNaagtaataaatgttatttgcagttaacaattttcttttttctttattacaatatttatggcaagactaggtattttttggttttatctCTACTTGAACTGGATAATCGCAAACCCGTTATCaagaattttctttaaaaaaatatatgtgattttaatttaaaacagacGAAGTCACGTGCATTTGCTAGTTAAAAGCGAACAAATAATGATCAAATGGCACTTAACTTATTCCTCTCACATTTCTCGATAAAATTTTGCGAGATCATTCAGCGTTTCATATCACGACTCGTGACGTCACTCTTGTGACGTCATTATTTTTGCATATCATAGTGATGAAGGAATGATGAATGATCCTTGGGTGTAATAATGTTGAAGTTAACGACAAGTCTAGGATGTCTAATGGCTTATGACCTGGATAACTTAGCTACGTAGCGACACCTTATCCTGAATCGCAcaagtgaaatattttcaatacttaCCTATATACATTAATCCGTCAAAATCAATTAGGGCCTTACCGGCCAGCTAGTCGTGTAGACCGTTAGAGGACCTGTTTTATGGACCGAGCTACACACGCTATGATGTTAGCAACTCGGGACAATGTTTACAATATGTTATTACGTTGAAGAAATGGTACGTACTAATTGTGGTGTGAGAGATGGCATTCGTCATCTTATGTTGCCAGGatctgtatattatattattaaattttattgagtgTGGCAACCGTGACATTGTCTAGACGTTTTTGCATCATGGtaatttaaatggatttttaattaaccatttttaaaaacaggTACTCGTATAAAACCGAGGAGTTTGTATGTtggtttgaacgtgctaatctccgGAAGTACataccgatttcaaaaataatttaacggcTGGATATGTGTTCCCAGAGTGCTATATTCTACATTTGTTCTAAGAGGAAGGTTAAATAAACCGCTAGTGCTATAAAAAGCCTTCCGATCTTTAACTTGAGACTATGACAGGACACAAAGACCCAATCTTATAGAATTTCACCTTTAACTCTGAGGTATTAGCTTCCTTATTAGGAACAGGAACGGTTGATTAAGTTGTGGTCATTTTATAAAGGTCCTTGCCTGTTTTTCCTGttatttctttcattgttCGCGTTACAGTCAATCGAAAGCTTGTATTGATGTGTAGTCATTTAATGGCTTTGTGTTGCCGATTGAAAAACTATTTTCTTCTCGCATCCaactatatttttacagatctcattaatttataattggtgtaataaaataatgtcttgttttttatttagtattaagattatatagatactagctgcgccccgcggtttcacccgcgtaagtccgtttcccgtaggaatatcgggataaaaattttcctatatgttattctagttattCAGCTGacaacgtaccaaatttcattgcaatcggtcaaCACACAcgcgtccttacaaactttcgcatttataatattagtaggacaggatagtaggataggatgaatTCATTTCCGTACGTTTTGTGATTTcagtcaaatattttattaatatcatttctGATTGATTGATGtcataaatgtttgtatttaagatGATACAGTCTAGTAGACAAATTTATAAGggatgtaaaaaaatatatctaaacaaGGGATGAATTTATGAGTACGGTTTGCGATCTTAGAAAATCATTTCACTAACTTCATAGACTTGAGTAaacgtataaaaatgtttgtttttagatTAAACTGTTTTCACGccgttttaatattacaatattattaacaatctatataatctgtgccacaattaaaaaaaaaatcacacgataaatatcgtatatattaaaaacatatggTTCTATCGACAACGTCGCTTGTTGTTCAATCTCTACAGTTAATTGCAGTAATTAACAACAGTGTTGTTTGATATCGTTATTTCAACAAGAAAATATCGTGTCGCCATAGATTAATAGGACAGATACGACacgttttatgattttaatacaaGCGTTTTTCTATGTTTGGCaaaatctgtattttataaatcaaattggaatatgttattattaatgttattgctATTAAGACTGTACTTTGGAGATTAGAGATCGtagtttatactattattacacGTGATGCTATGATATTGCTATGGTAGATGGAAACCAGCAGTCGCATCCCATCTATGTGTAAAATTCAACAATACAAATTGAG
Proteins encoded in this region:
- the LOC119836733 gene encoding odorant receptor Or2-like — translated: MLRNILQKFEDPKRPLLGPNHRALTFWGLLLPRSVFKKTFYLSMHVLVTIFTATEYVDIWFVKDDMNLLLNNVKITLLATVSVSKVLTFLSWQKHWKGIIEYVNKADLAQRSREEPVKKELIANYTKYCRKITYLYWSLMYTTVIIVMGQPAYKYFSSELYRESVKNGTENYIQVVSSWVPFNKNTLLGYIVASIYQSYGAIYGGGWITSFDTNAIVIMVFFKAELEMLRIDCGNIFGRGEIVDDKAAMERLKNCHKRHAELIANAALFDSCLSPIMLLYMFVCSVMLCATAYQITVETNPMQQFLIAEYLIFGIAQLFMYCWHSNDVLYASKDLMLGPYESYWWSRPVQQQRVICILTYQLRKTIVFTAGPFNNLTVATFINILKGAYSYYTLLS